The sequence ATAATCAGGTGCTTCTTCATCGATAATATAGCCAGCTTCTTCAATAGCATCTTTGAGCCCCGCTTCTCCAATCACATAGACCTTTTTGCCCAAGTTTTGGTCGTTCATGTAGTCAATGGTCGCAAGGGTAGCTGTATAGATGGTCGACACTGGGGTTTCGATATTGAAGTGAGTCGCCAGCATATCCCGAACAGTCTCTGGTGTGCGGGTTGTGTTATTGGTGACAAAGAGATAGGGAATCTCACGCGCCTGTAATTCATGAACAAAAGCTTCTCCTGCTGGAATTCGTGATTTTCCTTTGTAAATGGTGCCATCCAAATCAATTAAATAGCCCTTGTAGTGCATTTATTCTTCCCTTTCTGTATCAGCTTTTTCATGCAACTTCTCTGCATCGACTCGTCCACCAGACCCATACAAAAGCAAGGATCCAGCATAGAGGACAAATTGTAAAATCAACCCTGTAAAATTGATTCCTTGACTTCCTGATTGAGTAAACAAGAAGGAAGCCACCATGAGAATCACAATGGTCAATAACAAGCCTATTACAGTTGCCTGATCCACACTGATTTGATAAACCGTGCGCTTGGTGCTCCGGTTCCGTCCGTCTGACTTGGTTTCTGGTTGCAAATTCTCCACAAAATCAGTCACCAAGGTCGCAGCGAGACTAACAGTTGTGCTAAAGAGCACGCCTTGAGACAAACGATGATAGAAATTAGACCAGAAAGAGCCTGATTGGCTGGTAATGCCGACCGAAAAGATCACGACAGGTAAGAGAAAGGCCAGGGTGAAATGGATCCAGACCCGATACCAACGCACATCTTCTTTCAAAAAACGGCTAAAACTCTCTAAATTCAAGCGGTAGCGGAAAAATTTGTAAATTTCTTCTACCAGAATGATGCCCAAAGCACAAAGAGTCAAGAGCCAATCTCCCAACATGTACAAAGGGTTCTTTTGACGCTTAGCATAGGCCACAACCCGTTTTTGGTAGCCTGCTAGCTCTTGTTTTTTATTTTTTAATCTTCTACTTTCCATAAGTCCAACCCTTTTCTTCTACTTCTTCCCACTCAATTTCAGCTTGGGCATTGATATGACCATCTGAGCTAATTTGGTGCTGGGTTTTCAAGCCCTCTTGTTCATATTGAGAGATGATGACACCTCCTGCTAGCACCTCTTTGACATATTTTAGATGAACTTTTTTCGGGACATGATGGGTCAAGAAGTCTGCTCCCATCACCTCAAAGACCCAGTCCAAGTACTTGCTATTGTTGACATGTCCGTTCATATCCAAGTCGTAAAAACGAACTCGATATTCTTGTTCCACGCCCACTTCTAATTCTTTAAAACGGGGACCACGGAGCATGGTTTTTGAAAACTCTGAGTCAAAGGCAGCCGTGATTTCGCTCATGACAGGATGGACCTTGCGTGTATCACGATCCATCAAGACAAAGGTCGCCACCATCTCAATGATGGTATTTCCTGCTTCGTCCTTGATGTTAAAGGCCCGGTAGCAGAACAGGCGATTGTGACTCATGGCATAGGTTTCGATAGTGATCTTCTCATCAAACACAGGGAGACGATCGATCTTCATATTGTAATCCGTGATAATCCAGACTAGATTGTAATTCTCTAGAATGTACATATCACTCATGCCCAGCTCAATCGATTGCATGCCTGATACCTGCAAAGACAGCAAGATCAATTGGGGAATTTTTATAAATCCATTGACATCGCTCATATCAAAAGGAATTTTCATGCTGTATTCAAATGCTTTTGCCATCTTCTACTCCAAAATAAACTTCTCTGCTACAGTGTCTCCTAAAAAGAGACCTTTCTTGGTCATGCGAACAATGTCCTTGTTAGGCACCAAGAGTCCCTGCTGGGTCAATTCCTCAACCACTGGTCCATATTGTTGGTCAAAATTCACACCAAACTTTTCTTCGAAACGCTTCTTGGAAACGCCTGTTTTCTTACGGAGTCCCAGAAACATCTCTTCTTCCATCATTTCAGTCTGACTCAGATGTTCTTCTTGGACACGCGCATTTCCCTCTTCGACCGCCTGCATATAGTGACGAATAGGGCCATGATTCTTGTAGCGAACACCATTGACATATCCGGATGCACCAGCTCCTAAGCCATAATACTCCGCATTATCCCAATACATGAGGTTGTGGCGA comes from Streptococcus parasanguinis ATCC 15912 and encodes:
- a CDS encoding acyl-ACP thioesterase domain-containing protein; translated protein: MAKAFEYSMKIPFDMSDVNGFIKIPQLILLSLQVSGMQSIELGMSDMYILENYNLVWIITDYNMKIDRLPVFDEKITIETYAMSHNRLFCYRAFNIKDEAGNTIIEMVATFVLMDRDTRKVHPVMSEITAAFDSEFSKTMLRGPRFKELEVGVEQEYRVRFYDLDMNGHVNNSKYLDWVFEVMGADFLTHHVPKKVHLKYVKEVLAGGVIISQYEQEGLKTQHQISSDGHINAQAEIEWEEVEEKGWTYGK